A segment of the Rhodocyclaceae bacterium genome:
CTTGGCGAGGCTCTGCAGGCGGGATTCTCCGATCCGGTGCAGCAGGCGTGGCTCGAGCGGCTGGGGTTGCGAGCGATGCCGGAGTCCGGATCAGCGCTGGGAAACCGCATCCGCGAGGAGCGTGACAGCCTGCGCGACCAGAAAAAGCGGGCAGGCTTTTCGGCCTGCCCGGAAAGAGGCAACAGAAGAGGAGGGGGGTCTGTTGCTTGGATTCTTTAGCGACTTGAAGCGCGCAGGACTTTAGGTTCCGATGGCGATTCCAGGCCGGATCTACAGGGCTGCACGGGTCGTCGGTCGGTGGATTTGTCCAATCGATTGATTGGACTGGCGAACCAGATGTGTCCGTCGTCAGGTCCAGACGACAGGCGACCGCCTGCCGGTGATCGATCCCGCCGGCATCTGGCATTTTCGCTGTGTCGCGCTTCGACAATGACGCACCGCACAATCAATGCTTGATTTTGTCAGCGCATCGGCGTACCATCCTTTCCGTGCCAGACGTTAACAGCGTCTCGCATAATCCTCCGAAACCTCCTCCTTTGGTGGATTTTCAGCGGAACCGACAGGTTCCGCTTTTTTTTGCCCGATCGCCGTTCCTCGCGTACCGCTTGTGTTTGCCGTGTTGCACAAGAAGGTGCCCCGTTCAGGCGCGCATGAAGCGGCCCCGTGCGACCAGGGGCGCTGGTGCACGAGCGGGCGCCCGAAAAGGGCTGCAGTGATGGGTCTCGGCCTTGTCCATGGACAAATGAAGCGAGCCAGCGTCCGGTGGCGCAACCGGCATCCCGCGCTTTCCTGCGCGGGCCAGGGCTAACGGCCTGACGGCGACAGTGGCGCGAGCTCCCAGAGTCCGTGTCCCATGGAAGACAACCTGTTGCGGTGCCAGCGCCAGAGCGTGCGCCGGTGCCCGACACTGACGATCGTGGTGTCTGGCAGCGCCTGCACGAGCAGTCCATGCAGCGCTTCCTCCGACGGCTCATCCAGCGCCGAGGTGGATTCGTCGAGGAACAGCAGCGTCGGCTCGAGCAGGAGCGCACGGGCGAAGGCCACCCGCTGCTGCTCGCCGCCCGAGAGTACCTGCGCCCACAGGTCGGACTGGTCGAGGCGGGCAGTGAAGTGTCCGAGGCCGCATCGTTCCAGCACGGACTCGAATCGGGGATCGTCGGCCGGCACCGCGGCGCCGGGATAGCAGAGGGCCTCGCGCAGCGTGCCCGATGGCAGATAGGGCTTCTGTGGCAGGAACAGTACCTCGCCGCGCGGCGGCAGCGTCACTTCTCCCTGCCCATAGGGCCAGATGCCGGCCAGTGCGCGCAGGAGCGTGCTCTTGCCGGAGCCGGACGGCCCGCTGACCAGCAGCGCGTCGCCTGCGCGGATGTCTAGATCCAGCCTGGCGACCAGGAGACGGCCATCGGGCAGGGCCACGTCCAGCCCGCGTACGCTCAGCACCGGCACGGCGCTGGCCTGCCCGGTGCCTGCCTCCGGCTGAGCACTGACCGTCGTGCGCGCGCCCTCGCAGAAGAGAAACCGGTCCGCGCGGCGGGTGCGCTGTTCCGAGTCCAGCATCCGCTGCTCGAAGCCGGTGAGTCGGTCCACCGTCGCCTTCCATGCGGCAATCGCCGGGTAGGCATTGATCAGGTACGACAGCGCACCGTGTACCTGTCCGAAGGCGGAGGAGATCTGCATCAGGCCGCCGAGCTGTATCTCCTTCGCGAAGTAGCGCGGCGCGGAGACCACGAAGGGAAACACGGTGGCAAGCTGGTTGTATCCGTTGCTGAACCAGGTGAGCTTCTTCTGCCGTCGCATCAACTGCCAGTAGTTGGCGAACACGGCGCCGAACCGCGCGCCCAGCCGTGCGCGCTCGCCTGCTTCGCCCCGGTACAGGGCGACGCTCTCGCTGTTCTCGCGCAGGCGCATCAGGCCATAACGGAAGTCGGCCTCATGCCGCTGCTGCTCGAAGGTGAGCCTCG
Coding sequences within it:
- a CDS encoding ABC transporter ATP-binding protein/permease produces the protein MPTRLLEFLRLFWRLACPYWKSEERGMAWLLLCAVVALNLASVFMLVQVNAWYNSFYNAIQDYDRPGFVALLWYFLLLAAVYILIVVYQLYLNQMLQVRWRRWLTTRYIERWLSGQAYYRVQLLDAGTGAGTDNPDQRISEDLRLMCDQTLEIGLGLMNAIVTLASFVVVLWSLSGPATVSIGGIELTVPGYMVWAAVAYAAIGTWLANLIGRPLARLTFEQQRHEADFRYGLMRLRENSESVALYRGEAGERARLGARFGAVFANYWQLMRRQKKLTWFSNGYNQLATVFPFVVSAPRYFAKEIQLGGLMQISSAFGQVHGALSYLINAYPAIAAWKATVDRLTGFEQRMLDSEQRTRRADRFLFCEGARTTVSAQPEAGTGQASAVPVLSVRGLDVALPDGRLLVARLDLDIRAGDALLVSGPSGSGKSTLLRALAGIWPYGQGEVTLPPRGEVLFLPQKPYLPSGTLREALCYPGAAVPADDPRFESVLERCGLGHFTARLDQSDLWAQVLSGGEQQRVAFARALLLEPTLLFLDESTSALDEPSEEALHGLLVQALPDTTIVSVGHRRTLWRWHRNRLSSMGHGLWELAPLSPSGR